In Anaerococcus prevotii DSM 20548, the genomic window CTATATAGTTGATTTGTTTTACCTTTTCTTCCTCGAAGTTTGCAAGAATAATCTTATTTGTATTAGTTTGGAGGGTTTTCTTGTTAAGTGATACATAAAATGAAAAAATAAAACCCATAACTATTGTTATTATGGTCTGGGAAACTGAGTTTAGGATAGATGAAGTTTTACTCACAAAGCCCCAGTTTTTCCCATCTAAGAACTTTCTTAGTTCGCTAGTTAAGTTGTCTACATTTAGGCTATTTATCTTTGCACTAATTTCTGCACTTACTTCCTTAAAGAGCCTTTGATTATTCAGGTATTCGATTAGCCTATCGAAAAATACCGGGATGTTGTCTATTAGGGAAGTTATAGCATTGGCAAGCTCTGGAATAAGAACTGTAAGGATTAGGGTCACCACAGCGAAAAATATTATCCAGGCCAGTAGCAGAGAAAGAACTGATATGAGCTTCCTGTGCTTATCCTTGTCGATAAATCTACAAAATAACTTCTCTTGGAAAAAGTTCATGGGTAGATTGATGATAAAGGCGATGACTAAACCATAGACAATCGGTCTTAGGACAGAGTATGTAGTAAGGAGTAGTCCCTTTACGCTATCTATGTACCAAAAGCCGAAAAATATTAATATTAGTAAAAATCCCAACTTAAAAATCGGTCTAGTTTTTTCATCTAAAAATTTCTTTTCTTTCATATATGCTCCTAAAACAAAAAGGACTTATGCAAAGCATAAAGCCCCTCCTAAATTTTCTATCCTTAATTTCCGCTAAATCATCATCTAAGATATAATTCAGCAAGGATATTTAAAAAGTCAGAAGGCTATTTGCATAAGTCCAGAAGATCTTAGATATTAGTATCTATTTTGTTCTTCTCTTTCTTTGTTGCTTTCTTTATTTTTCTTTTCGTATTCTTGTTTTGTCATAACATCTACAACGTCAACATTAACAGTTACTACATCAAGTCCTGTCATTTCTTTTATGTTGTTTGTTACTGCTCTTTTGATGTCTTGGAAGATTCTTGTAGCGTTTTTGCCGTATTCGATGATTACATCTAGGTTGATCTTAGCTTCTTTTTCGCCAACTTCAACGCTTACGCCTGCTGTTGATTGCTCTTCACGTCCTGAGAAGAATGATCCAATAGAATCTGCAATATTTCCCTTCATTTCAAGGATACCGTCCACACCGTTGATGGCGATTCTTGCGATTTTGGCAACTACCTTATCTTCAATGATAAGTTTGCTTTCTTCATATTCTAGTTCTCTGCCTTCATTAAGTTCTTCAATTCTGTCTTTTTTCTCTGTCATAATTTCCTCCTATTATTATCTAAAAAATCTTTTCAAAAAACTAATATACCTTAGGTCCCTATCGAAATAGGCTCCTATTGTATAAGCTATAAACATTACAATGTAAATTCCTAAAGTTCTAAAAAACCCGAAGTTAAATAGACAAAAGATGGTAAGGATGCCCAAGATGCATGAGATTAGCTTTGCCTTGTTTCTCCTATAGAAAGCCTGTCTTTTGGCCTTCTCTTCATCTTCCCTATCCATTCTCCTCATTTCCAGGTCATAGACAGTGAATCCATTTTGATTTTCATTTCTTAAATTATCCATCTACTACCTCTTATTTCCTTCCAAACTAGGATCGCTCTTTTCGAAGAGTAGGTCTACATTGATATTAGAAAGTCCTGTAAGCTCGGTCAAAGACCTTCTTATTTCGGATTTCAACTCTTCTGATAGGAGACTTAAGTCCCTATTTCCGTCAACTTGAACCTTAGTTTTTGCATTGATTTTCTCATCTTTCGATAATATCTCAACTCCTGCCTGTAAAGGATCTAAGCCTTTTGCCCTTACAGCTGTCATTACAGTATGCTCGAGGGAGTTTCTCTTGATTAAGATAGATCCAGCCTCGTCTTCTTTGAGATATTCGTAGTCGTTATTAGAAGATATGATTAGGTCAACTATTACTATTATTGCAAATAACAAAAGCAGTCCGCCTACAACCATAACTCCAATTCTTACATTAGGATTTTGTAAATAGTAGAGGATGTCAAATAGCATATCAAGCTTCATGAGTCCTACTGATAGAAAAATAGCACCCAAGAGGATCAATACTACAGTCATTACGGAAAATATTACTCTTTTAAATGTTCCCATAAGCCCTCCTTAGTATATACATACCCCCCTAAAAGGTGCTTTAATCTTTTTTATTCAATTTTTAAGCTTAGTTCAAGCCATGTGTGATCGAGATTTTCTTTTTCCTCTTCGAGGCTTTTGATTTTTGCGAAAGTCTCTGCCACCTTGTCATTATCGTCGTAGAAGCCTTCTGACAGGCTAAGTTCTGTCAAGGATTTGATCTCCTCGTCTATTTCTTCCATACGATTTTCGATATCTCTTATATCGTTTTTGATCTTCCTAAGCTCGCTTTTTTTGATGTTTTCTTTTTGCCTTTGTTTTTTGATTTGAGTCTTGGTGAGAGTCTCCTTCTTTTCATCTTCTAGGCTCATCTCACGAAGCTTTTTCTCGTAATAAGAGTAATTTCCCAAATATTCAACCATGCCGTCGTTTTTCATATCTAAAATCTTAACGGCAATTTTGTTTAGGAAATATCTGTCGTGGCTTATGATAAGGACTGTTCCCTCATAGTCTAGGATGGCGTCTTCAAGGATTTCCTTTGAATCAATATCAAGGTGGTTGGTCGGCTCATCCATCAAGATAAAGTTAGTATCTGATATCATAAGCTTAAGGAGGGAAATTCTCGCCCTCTCCCCACCGGAAAGCTCTCCTATAGTTCTATCTATGTCATTTTCATAGAACATAAACTTGGCAAGGTAGGACCTTATCTCGTAGTTGGTAAGCATAGGATAGGTCTTTGATATTTCTTCAAAGATCGTATTAGCAAGGTCAAGAGA contains:
- a CDS encoding Asp23/Gls24 family envelope stress response protein: MTEKKDRIEELNEGRELEYEESKLIIEDKVVAKIARIAINGVDGILEMKGNIADSIGSFFSGREEQSTAGVSVEVGEKEAKINLDVIIEYGKNATRIFQDIKRAVTNNIKEMTGLDVVTVNVDVVDVMTKQEYEKKNKESNKEREEQNRY
- the amaP gene encoding alkaline shock response membrane anchor protein AmaP, with amino-acid sequence MGTFKRVIFSVMTVVLILLGAIFLSVGLMKLDMLFDILYYLQNPNVRIGVMVVGGLLLLFAIIVIVDLIISSNNDYEYLKEDEAGSILIKRNSLEHTVMTAVRAKGLDPLQAGVEILSKDEKINAKTKVQVDGNRDLSLLSEELKSEIRRSLTELTGLSNINVDLLFEKSDPSLEGNKR
- a CDS encoding AI-2E family transporter, with the translated sequence MKEKKFLDEKTRPIFKLGFLLILIFFGFWYIDSVKGLLLTTYSVLRPIVYGLVIAFIINLPMNFFQEKLFCRFIDKDKHRKLISVLSLLLAWIIFFAVVTLILTVLIPELANAITSLIDNIPVFFDRLIEYLNNQRLFKEVSAEISAKINSLNVDNLTSELRKFLDGKNWGFVSKTSSILNSVSQTIITIVMGFIFSFYVSLNKKTLQTNTNKIILANFEEEKVKQINYIAKLSYNSFARFLETKLLSCLSLGLICFIGMLILRLPMPAMISILVGAFDIIPYFGPIIATGVGMILIFIQSPAQSLVFLIFVLAIQQVQESIIYPLVIGKHQGLPAIWIFLSVFVGGGLFGIFGMLVSMPIATVIYTLVEDSTKRKLKTKEISEEDVRSLNEKSYESMREEKMDFKF
- a CDS encoding DUF2273 domain-containing protein, with translation MDNLRNENQNGFTVYDLEMRRMDREDEEKAKRQAFYRRNKAKLISCILGILTIFCLFNFGFFRTLGIYIVMFIAYTIGAYFDRDLRYISFLKRFFR